The window TGATTGGGGCTAATTATAAGGGCCAGGTTGGGAGGCTGGAGCCTTCAGAAAGCTTGGCTCTCAAACAAAGGGCCCAGGGCTCAGCCCTCAGCCCAGGCCGGCCCCTCCCCAGGCTTCATTAGGAATAAGGAGGGTCCTGGGCCACAGGCAGTCCTCTCTGAACTCAATCAATAGTTTCTGGGCTTGTTCCATGTCCCAAGTCCCATCTTGTCCTTTCTCCAGGCATCAAATCCGGGCCCTGCCCAGATGGTTTGGAAAGGCTGCAAGCCTGCAGTGGAAGGCaaggcagctggggaggggctctCAGGCAGTgaggctggggatggggcagagcagggaggtgggggggggggagggggaggcgcaGGGGAAGCCAACTGTGACAGCCCTAGCCCTAATTAGCCGGCTTCAAAGCTGGCTGGAGAGAGAGCCCGCCTGCGTGTGTGCCCTGCTCACTCAGGCGGGTAAGACATTTCTGTCCTAATCAGAGGCGAGGCCGGGAGAAAAACactgcccaccacccccaggaGCCTCTAGACTGTGAGCTCGAACCCAGAGTCAGGTGCAAAACCTGGGAGCACAGGAAATCATTCTGTTTTGTTAAAGTTATCAGCAACAATAGAGTAAAAAGCCCTGAAGAAATGCACATCCTTTGATCTAACGATTCTTTTAGGAATTAGCCTAAGTATCAGGGAGATGCTACAACTTATTGAACTTTTATGTGCTGGCTTTGTGTATACCATCTGATATAATCTTCATGGCAAGTTGCCAGACAGGTACAGCCacctttttgcagatgaggacaggGGCTCAGAGGTTAGGAGACTTCCACAGGGCTCATAGCTGGCAATGTCTCATGCCAAAGCCTGTACTCTCTATCATGATCtgcctgtgtgtctcttttttgcctgcttttctcCCTCTACAACAAAGGTATTTACACACTCATTCCACTCTGCTGCACTTGATAATCTGTTACCTTCCAGAGAGGCAGCAATGAGGGAATAATCTGGTTTGGGGGTGTTTCTGGTTTTGTAGACCTGATGGTTTTCCCTCctgaactcccccccccccaacctttccATAACATAAGTGATTAGACACTTGAGGGAATACCAGAGTTCCCCCAAGAAGGTGAAGGATGCCCACTGAAAAAGTGGAGATACCCAGTCATCAGGACTAGAAAATTTCTAAACCAGGAATTGGAAAACTAGCTTGGGGATGGGGCCAtggaggggggcacagagagtTCACCAGCCCCCTAAAGTTACATGCAAAATTGTTTGTTCACCAGAGTCTGCCCATTTTCTCCCAGGAAAAGCTCCAAAGATTTTTTAGGTTCTCAGATGGGTCAGTGGCCCCAGTTTAGAATTCGTtttgaggaaaggaaggggagtcCAGAGAAAGAAGGGACCATCTACAGTGAGCAGGTAGATGATCAAAGGCACGATGCCTCCGATATAGCAGAATCTGGGCTCAGCTTCCCCAGACATGGGCCCCATGGCACCCTGGGACGGCATCTCCCCACTTCTGGAATCCAGCCCAGATCTAGGGCCCCAACACCCTATAATACAGAAGTCATCAGCCCCAGATCCTAGTGATCTTCATTCTCTGGGGATGTTCAGAAGAATTTTGTCTTAGAAAACTTTACTGTCCTCTTCTGCGGCTAGTTCTTAAAGGACAACGGGTTTGTAACTAATAGAACCATCTTtaggaggggaggctgggagcaGGTGTGGAAAAGCCAAAGTCTGATCCATGATCGAGGAGTCTGGAGGAGAAATGCCCTGAACTTAGAGAGCCTGTTGCTCCTTTGTGggatggggtgagggtgggagagcAGGTAGAAAGCAGCTGCGTCTGTGATGTGACTGGCCTCAGGTGAAAGGTCTTCCTTTGGGCCCTTGACCCTCCACCAGACAAAGCCTCTCTCTTCCAGAGGGAGGCCTCAGCCCACTTACAACTACTCATAGGGTGGCCCAGAACTCTGCAAAAGCAGGCCTCCGAGCCCATGTGTTTAACTGTGTTTTCCAATCAAGGCAGTGGAGACCCCTCTCCAGATATGGCAGTGAGCTCAGGTAATCTGCCTTTGGGTCTCTGCTCCAGGCACGGTCTCTCCTAAATTCCCTGCACTTTGGGGTAACACTTCCCTTCCTCCGAGAGCTGATTCATTAAAGCAAGGAGAGCAGCCAGGTGGGACATTCCCCACTACTTTCCATAAGGTAATTAGCCcttgcccccctccccggcctttggggaaggggagggcatcTAGAACTGTCCTGTCCAAAGGAGGCCATTATCATCtaccctgtccccccccccaccataaaacctattttttccactttcttgGGCCCTCTTCTGCGTTGGCAGGAGACTTTCAGGGAAGGGGGTTAAGAACAGTCTTTACcaaaattccctctctctcacccccactcagggaaggaaaagagatcaTTGCTGTTAGGCCACCAAGTGCTCCTGCTATCAGCATGAGGGTCCACTGACAAATGTACCCAAAGCACTAAGAGCTGGGCTCCTGggccttggggggtgggggggatgcagGATGGGCTCTTACCCAAATCTTCAAGAGACCAGTTCTCCTCTTTCCACTGGGTTCCTTCTCAGCcactgcaaccccccccccccgccccccttcacCATTCTTTCCAGGAGAGGCACTCACAATTTGTAATCTAACTCTTTCCTGCAGCCCTTGCGGGGTTCCTTTAGAATTTTGCAGCAAACGGAGCTCCGGGAGTGACTCCCCTGCCTGCTTCTTTGATAGTTGAGAGAATCTCATGTTGGGCCTTCACACACATCATCATTTGAGAAAGAGTTAGTTTTAACATATAAGGTTGACCACCCGCGCAAACCATTTGGGGGAAGGTTATATATTTTGGGAAGGGGGCTCTGCTGAAATCCCCAGGCTTCATACAATTCCAAACAAAGCCCAACATACGACTTCAATTACCACCAAACATTTCCAGATCCCCTCCCCCAACATAAactaacacacacaaacacatggaagtAGGGGTTCTAACTTACTTTCTCCCTTGTCCCAAAGACTGCCAACAAAGGGTGGTAAGGCACCATTTCCCCCATCATCATTTAGCTAAAAAAACAAGGTCTGGGGGCAGGGAATctcttctccaccccacccccaaccaagtaggccaaggggagagggaaagagggggtgTGGTTTGGttaaactaataaaatgttacaaCCCTGTTAAATACAATTAAAGGGCTAGATCTCTAGAAGATAATTAAATGCgctttattatgattattagcTTTTAATTTGCACTATTATCAAGAAACAGGCGATGGTGAAAAACTGAGTTATGTGGCATACTTGTTCCACCCTACCCTTTGGTCTTCAATCCTTTggaattaaaattctaaaatattccaAATAGTTGAGGGAAATGATGTGTATTGGATACGGCAATTCTCTTACCAGCGtcaaaaatactttaagaaaagTGTTGccttttatttggggggggtTTAGGGGGAAGATAAGAAACATCTGTTATAAACATTCTATCAATCTTGTGATATAGAATGTCATGTAAACACtcaaccccacccccacagcaCAAAGAGCCTGCCCAGAGCCTCCTTCCAAAGCAAAGATACCCACCTTTCCCTACCCGGCCTTTCTGGACAAGTTTGAAAAGAAACGTCTTTTgttaaaggaaaactaaaaatccCACCAGTCCATcagtcccctccctccaacccaacccatttttattgcttttggggaggaaaactgaggcaaaacaaaaaaacaaacaaaaaaacccaaaccccacACAGAACACACAAACCAACCCGCAAACTTCTAATCTGAATGCGAGAGAAGATATTCGGTTTGGGGGAGTTGAGGGGGTGCCGCGGAAGGAGCCGACGACAGGGGAGACGGGGGAGAGACGCAAGGGCATCTCCAAACGGTTGACTTTTGCGAACTAATGCTCCCCCTGAAAATGGAGGCAGTCAGGATTGATACTCAAGGTAGcagcggggtggggtggggtggggtggggtgggggtgaggggtcgGGAGTGGTTTTGTTTCAAAACACTTTTCACAAAGCACTACAAAGCACTTTCTGCCCACTCCAAGCGCCTGGGGGCAGCCAGCTGAAAAGAAGTAAAGTCAAAGAGGAGAAAGATCTTCCGGCTTGCAGGGGAGCAGGCCACAGGGGTGAGGGTCATTCCACACCCCATCTCGCCCTATCCATCCCCACCGTCCCACTGGCGGCTTtgggttccccccaccccgcacgtCTTCATCTCTTTTAGGAGTGCTCCAAAGATGGAGTGAAGGAGACAGGGCAcgtggggagagaaagggaagaaaacaagaagaatCCGAGTCTTGTTCAAAAATACCCAACAGCTTCCACAGGCCCAGCGTCAGCGAGAAGGCTCACGTATTTGGCTTTGGGAGTTGAATGTAACCAACTTCCAACTCCTCGCGGCAAACACCTCTTCCAGCAGGCCCAGCCCTGCCAAAACACCACAACACTAACCCAAGTAGGAGATGGTGTTTGCAAGGGCACTGAAGAAAGGCGAGGGCCCCCTTAAACGCCCCCTCCCCTCATTCCTCAGCCCTGGCGCCCCTTGCTGCTCCTTCTCCGCGCCCCCCCCTccgtttttcttttaaatagaaaatatataattaaatttacagACTATTTACAGTTTTAATTACAAACCTGATGGGGGTGTTGAACAGAGAATTCTCTTTAAAAAGCaacctaaaaaagaaatggtttcgattgttctttatttaaaaaaataaaataaggagtcTGTAGGAGGCCCCCCCCAGGGCAGAAGCAAGCGCGGTGCGGGTGGCCTGGGGACGCGCGGCGGCGTAGGGACACCCCCTCACACGGTGGTCTCGCCGTGCCGGCTGTTGGTGAGACGGGTGTAGAACTTCCTCCACGAGTGCAGCGTCTTGCCGGACCAGATCCAGAAGCCCGACGTGATGCCCACGATGAGCGTCATGAGGTATTTGATCATGTAGACGGTGAAGTCGGGTGACATGCGCGGCGTGTAGTGCGCCGGGCACGGGATGGCCAGGCTCTTGCAGTGCTGGCTCACCCACGAGCGCTCCCAGTGCTCTCGAAAGGCCTGCTCGTAGAAGTAGCAGGCGATGACGATGGTGGCAGGCACGGTGTAGAGCACTGAGAAGACGCCGATGCGCACCATGAGCCGCTCCAGCTTCTCCGTCTTGGTGCCGTCGTGCTTCATGATGGTACGGATGCGGAAGAGTGACACGAAACCAGCCAGGAGAAAGGACGTGCCTATGAACAGGTACACGAAGAGCGGCGCCAGCACGAAGCCCCGCAGCGGGTCCAGGCTGTTGAGGCCCACGAAGCACACGCCGCTCAGCAGGTCGCCGTCAATCTGGCCCATGGCCAGGATAGTGATGGTCTTGACCGCCGGCACGGCCCACGCGGCCAGGTGGAAGTACTGGGAGTTGGCCTCGATGGCCTCGTGGCCCCACTTCATGCCCGCCGCCAGGAACCAGGTGAGAGACAGGATGACCCACCAGATGGAACTGGCCATACTGAAGAAGTACAGCATCATAAAGAGGATGGTGCAGCCCTCCTTCTTGGTGCCCTGCACCACTGTGCGGTAGCCGTCCTCGGAAAAGCGCTCGTTACACACGACGCGCTCCTGGAGCACGAAGCCCGCGATGTAGGCCACCGAAACCATAGTGTAGCAGCCGGACAGAAAGATGATGGGTCGCTCCGGGTAGCGGAAGCGCTGCATGTCTACCAGGTAGGTAGTGACGGTGAAGAAGGTGGAGGCGCAGCACAGCACCGACCAGGTGAGGATCCAGAGGCGCGCGAAGCGCGTCTCCTCCTGAGAGAAGAACATGGAGCCGTCGGGCCGCGCCGGCTCACAGGGCGCCGCGCAGTCGCGCTCGCCCAGAAACTTGTAGCTGAGATAGGATGGCACCTTGAGGACGCGCGGGCAGTGGAAAGGGTGCTCCAGCGTGGCGTAGCGCGGGGGcgagccgccgccgcccgggccgCCCGGGGTGCCCCCGGCGCCCGGCTGCAGGCCGGGCGGAGGCGCGGTAGTGAGCAGCGCGGGCGTGCCGTCTTCGGAGTGGTTTTGGCCCACGCAGATCTGCTCCGCGCCGTGGCGCGGAAAGTGCTCGCAGCGCAGGCGCTCGGGCCACTGGAAACCGAACTTGTTCATGAGCGCCTCGCAGCCCTGGCGCGCGCGCTCGCAGATGGAGCGGCACGGCGGGATGGCCTGCTCCAGCACGGTGCACACGGGTGCGTACATGGAGCACAAGAAGAAGCGCAGTTCGGGGGAGCACTGCACCTTCACCAACGGGTAGAATTGGTGCACCTCCAGGCCCGCGTCCTCCTGGTTCGTATGGCCCAGAAGGTTGGGCATGATGGTCTGGTTGTAGGCGATGTCCGTGCACAGCGGGATGGAGATGGGCTGGCAGAAGCCGTGGTCTGGGATGGAGATGCCCTTCTCCCCGTGGAACTGGGCCGGCCCGGCGgcgggcagcagcagcagcggcagcagcaggcGGGGCAGGGCGCTGCGGGGCCGCATGCTGGCCGCCGCCCCCCACTCGGCTCCCgggcgcccccccgcccccgcccccaggcccgaGACCGCGCGCCTtcccagccgccgccgccgcctcgctGCCGCCTCCCGCGCCTCTTTGCAAAGTTTGCTGGCGGCTGCAGAGTTGGGGAggccgggcgggggaggggggcggcgcgCCTGCCGGCTCGCTCGCCGCGGTCCGACTGAGCCGCCGGAGACACCGCGCGctgcttgccctctctcctcttcttcctcctcctctcgcctctcccctcccttctccgcCCAGCGACTCCTTTGTGCCTTCCTCCAGCCCTCACCTCGGCCTCTCCGATCCCAATTAGTCGGTTTCAAGGGGGCCCCCGCCAGCGGCCCCGCCCTCCTCTCAGCCCCCCAAAAAAGGGATCCTTGAAACCGCCCCGTCGAGCGCTAAGCACCATCCCAAAATGTGCTCTCGGCCAATCAGATTTAAACTCCAGGACCAGCCCCGAGGGCTGGATTGGTCGACCACAACATAATGAGATCAGAAACCAGATGCCAACAAAactttccccccccctttttgctttttaaagagacAAGCTATTATTATATTAAGGGCTGTTTGCCCAGCACGGGATTTCTCCGGAGTCGCGGCGGCGAGATCCGGAGACACACACTCTCCAGAACTGCGGCAGACTCAAGCCACTCAGCCCTGGATCATTCTTCTTCTGGGGGGCCAAGGCGGTCTCCGGCGTAGGGCCACTTTAAAATCCTTACCTCCGCCCCTGCTCCTACAACCCCACCTATTCCAGTCCAATTTTTCAAATCAACTGAAAAATCTCAagtttaaagtgtttaaaaagagagagaaaaacttaaGAAACTAGCAGTTCACAAAGACTTTTCTCTCAACCCCGTCTCAAGGAATCCAGACAAAAGTTTCACTTCACGCCTTACGTAGACCCCAAGGAGTTtgccttgcccctcccccccttaaaCACACCCTTCAATAACCCTCTGAAAAATGAGAGCCTGTCTCTTTAAGAGGCTCTTAAAGGGGCCTGGACTCCGGGGCGTAATTGCCCCGTAGCGAGCACAAAGGAGCCCATTATGGTTCTTTGTGTTCGGTGGCACCTCAAAGTGAGAAAACTCAGGAACTTAGAGGCCCAGAGCTGGAGGATTGGGGCGGGGGTTGAAGGGGGCGAGGTGAAGGAGAATGGCCCAGAGCTAcggcttctccctcctccttcttccgaGGCAAATCTTAATTATGCAAAGTAAAGTTTAGTTGCCATAACGAGGAGGTCTTAATCGAAAGTtaatggtggggggtggggggtgacggGAAGTTTTGAGTGAGGAGATGACTCTCTTAGACCGTTTGGGggaattttcctcctttctccctatctctgcctccGCCCCCTAAAAGCTTCCAGATACAGTCTCCTGGGAGAGAGGGAGCTTTACCCAAGCCTTAAGTGATTCCACACTAGAAAGAGGTGGCGTGTGTGgcgagagagaggctgggggcggagggggggtggCGTTGTGGCGGattacccacccctccccccatctctcaccTGGTTGGGGATGTGTAGTAGGCTAGAAGGGTTCCTACTAGTTTAGcaaggtcttttttttctccttctaggATGTTAAATTTGGGAAGAGGTTTGGGGGAGGATAGGGGGGATTTGCATGTAAATCTCCAGGGTCTGATGCTGGATGATGGATCAATTATTTCTGTGGTCTCTCCGGAGGgaaaggcggggcggggggcggggggggggtggcatttaaaaagaagaaagaaaatcgaGTTTTGGAAACCCTTTTTGCTTCTCAGTACAAACCAAATCCTCCCAGCCTGGTGAGCTGTTTCCTGCTCCGTTCTAGAAAAGGattgctttaaaaacaacaaaagaaatttgagagacggaaagaagaaaggaataggtgggtagaagaaaaaaaaaattctaagtagaTACATACAACACATCCAGGTCTgacaggattctttttttttcttttttttttttttttttctggattgaaTGATAAACAGATTTTCAAGTTATTTACAACATAAAAGTGTTCCTTATCGGACCCTGGAGAAGTTGCCTTTTCGCTACTTTAGGAAGAATATTTTCCTTCAGAATCAGAGGCATGCACCCTCACTCTCCATTCCATTtccagtccccccccccaccccccaccccaagaccaCTTGGTCGCAGAGCTGGCTGGGGATGGGACAGTTGTACTCTAGGAGGCCGGAACCACGCCTGAGGCGCTGCTCCTTCGGATCTCCCCTCCTAGTGTACATCCCAGCACATCTCCAGAGCTGGGACCAAGCCTGTGAGCAGagcagtgaaaacaaaaatgagttaaGACAGGTTCCTAGTCTCCACTCAGGAAGCTCACCGTCTGATAGGAAATTGAGAGTAAATCTCCAATAGAAACGCggcatcttcaatttccttccacGACAAACTTGTTTTCCTGCCCTAGGGCCAGTTTTGAGTGACAGTTATCCCTTCGCCAGCCGCCCCCACAAAGGGGGAAATGGaggtggaaaagagaaataatagacATTCTTTCATTTACCCAGAAAACCAGTCATCCCTTCAACACACTTTTATCAAATCTTCTAATTTCAAACCAGTGTGGGAGGTGTTGTAGGCAACACAGGAGAAAATGGCAGCAGCCCTTTGCCCTTCAAGAGTTTATGGCGTCTCGAAGGAAGAGTGATTCTGCTAAGACCTTACATGTAGCTAGCATTTTTCCATGAAATAAGAAATCGCGACAACTCATGATTACTCTTGCCTTTCACGTGAAGGTCTGGAGTGTGAACAGGACCAG of the Neofelis nebulosa isolate mNeoNeb1 chromosome 16, mNeoNeb1.pri, whole genome shotgun sequence genome contains:
- the FZD2 gene encoding frizzled-2 codes for the protein MRPRSALPRLLLPLLLLPAAGPAQFHGEKGISIPDHGFCQPISIPLCTDIAYNQTIMPNLLGHTNQEDAGLEVHQFYPLVKVQCSPELRFFLCSMYAPVCTVLEQAIPPCRSICERARQGCEALMNKFGFQWPERLRCEHFPRHGAEQICVGQNHSEDGTPALLTTAPPPGLQPGAGGTPGGPGGGGSPPRYATLEHPFHCPRVLKVPSYLSYKFLGERDCAAPCEPARPDGSMFFSQEETRFARLWILTWSVLCCASTFFTVTTYLVDMQRFRYPERPIIFLSGCYTMVSVAYIAGFVLQERVVCNERFSEDGYRTVVQGTKKEGCTILFMMLYFFSMASSIWWVILSLTWFLAAGMKWGHEAIEANSQYFHLAAWAVPAVKTITILAMGQIDGDLLSGVCFVGLNSLDPLRGFVLAPLFVYLFIGTSFLLAGFVSLFRIRTIMKHDGTKTEKLERLMVRIGVFSVLYTVPATIVIACYFYEQAFREHWERSWVSQHCKSLAIPCPAHYTPRMSPDFTVYMIKYLMTLIVGITSGFWIWSGKTLHSWRKFYTRLTNSRHGETTV